In Micromonospora cremea, the genomic window CCGGCCGTACCCGTAGAAGCGCAGGTGCAGCGCGACCAGCCCGGTCACCTTCGCGGTGATGTCCTTCGGGTAGCGCAGCGCCTTCATCCGGGCCTTGGTCAGCCGAGCGCCGACCACCTCGTGGTGGTGGAAGCTGACCCGGCCGTCGGGCCCGACCGCCTTGGTCGCCGGCTTGCCCACGTCGTGCATGAGGGCGGCCATCCGCAGGATGAAGTCGCAGCCGTCCTCCTCGAAGGAGACCGCGTTCTCGACGACCGTCAGCGTGTGCTCGTAGACGTCCTTGTGCTGGGCGTGCTCGTCGATCTCCAGCTTGAGCCCGGTCAGCTCCGGCAGGAACCGCTCGGCCAGCCCGGTGTCGACCAACAGCCGCAGCCCGGTGATCGGGTCGGCCCCGCAGAGCAGCTTGGTGAACTCGTCGCGGATCCGCTCGGCGGTGATCCGGTCCAGGTCGGCGGCCATCCGGCTCATCGCCGCGTGCACGTCCGGGTGCACGGCGAAGCGCAGCTGGGCGGCGAACCGGGCGGCCCGCAGCATCCGCAGCGGGTCGTCGCCGAACGACTCGCGGGGATCGGCGGGGGTACGGATCACCTTGGCCGCGAGGTCGTCCAGCCCGCCATGCGGGTCGGTGAACCGGTGCTCCGGCACACTGACCGCCATCGCGTTGATGGTGAAGTCCCGGCGCCGCAGATCCTCGGTGAGGCTGGTGCCGTAGACCACCACGGGGTTACGGGTGACCTGGTCGTACGACTCGGCGCGGAAGGTCGTGATCTCCAGCCGGAGGCCGTCGCGCTGGGCGCCGATGGTGCCGAACTCCCGGCCGGTCTCCCAGATCGACTCGGCCCAGCCCTTGATGATCCGGAGCGTCTCGTCTGGGTGCGCGTCGGTGCAGAAGTCGAGGTCGTCCCCGAGGCGGCCGAGCAGCGCGTCCCGCACCGAACCGCCCACCAGGTGCAACTCGTGACCGGCACGGACGAACCGGCGGCCCAACTCGTCGGCGACCGGGGAGACCCGGAGCAGTTCGGCGACGGCGTTGCGCTGCGCGCCGGTGAGTTCGCGGCGGTCGGCGGCGTGGGGAGCGGAGGCTTCGGACATGGGATCCCCAGCGTATCGGGCCCGGTCCGCATCCCCTCCGCCGGGCGCGGGTAACGGGTACCGGTTGACTAAGGTCTGTGACGTGCGGGTCGGTGCCCGGCTCGACGTACCCCCTGGGAGGCTGGAGATGAGCGGCGGGCTCTACCGCAGCGCGAACGCCGCGCACGACGGCGGGCCCGGCGCACGCCCGGGGGACGGTGCCACCTTCATCTCCGCCGAGCCATTGAACCAGCCGGCCATGGAGTCGACCGCGCCGCCGCAGGAGCAGGTGGGCGAGGCGAGCGCCGCGACCAACAGCGCGGTGATGGCGATCGGCAGCCTGGTCAGCCGGGGTACGGGCTTCCTGCGCACGCTGGCGATCACGGCGGCGCTCGGTTCGGCGATC contains:
- a CDS encoding CCA tRNA nucleotidyltransferase; this encodes MSEASAPHAADRRELTGAQRNAVAELLRVSPVADELGRRFVRAGHELHLVGGSVRDALLGRLGDDLDFCTDAHPDETLRIIKGWAESIWETGREFGTIGAQRDGLRLEITTFRAESYDQVTRNPVVVYGTSLTEDLRRRDFTINAMAVSVPEHRFTDPHGGLDDLAAKVIRTPADPRESFGDDPLRMLRAARFAAQLRFAVHPDVHAAMSRMAADLDRITAERIRDEFTKLLCGADPITGLRLLVDTGLAERFLPELTGLKLEIDEHAQHKDVYEHTLTVVENAVSFEEDGCDFILRMAALMHDVGKPATKAVGPDGRVSFHHHEVVGARLTKARMKALRYPKDITAKVTGLVALHLRFYGYGRGEWTDSAVRRYVADAGDLLPRLHKLTRSDCTTRNRRKAAQLGADYDALEDRIVRIAAEEDLARVRPDLDGNAIMELLGVPPGPVVGRAWKHLKEQRLEHGPLDRDAAEAELLRWARAEGLID